Proteins encoded together in one Drosophila albomicans strain 15112-1751.03 chromosome 2R, ASM965048v2, whole genome shotgun sequence window:
- the LOC127566192 gene encoding transcription factor Ouib isoform X1, whose translation MLLRMCRICGKSNVCDKSKNLFEPSNRKLLGHIQMLTGLRLSALENAPISICFCCQADLKLSMAFRRLCIKTQKKWHPSIEVNEDSSLSEQESLRKSPVPKIPQKCNELYLDSDSDEEPQQTVQVLIRETRIHKHLINDETAQEHDHLDLNWMQVHKDIETYDIDDNEDIEDDDSDEKHIPNQQNIEHSTQPHQKLLKANQETAIYICELCGTHVKTKASFERHIRKHTGERPFGCEKCEARFLTAAELRSHGLTHTGDRPYPCRYCDRRYVSYMGRLKHERLHTNERPFVCTECGKAFTNAYILKNHMLVHTGERLFRCELCDRSFQRKTHLTTHFRSNTHKLNVDKRQDALEIS comes from the exons ATGCTGCTGAGAATGTGTCGCATCTGCGGAAAAAGCAATGTTTGtgataaaagtaaaaatctATTTGAACCGAGCAACAGGAAGTTACTGGGACACATTCAAATGCTAACTGGATTGCGG TTGAGTGCTTTAGAAAATGCTCCCATctccatttgcttttgctgtcaAGCTGACCTTAAGTTGTCCATGGCTTTTCGGCGGCTTTGCATCAAAACGCAAAAGAAATGGCATCCATCAATTGAAGTCAATGAGGATTCGTCCTTAAGTGAGCAGGAGAGTTTAAGAAAAAGCCCTGTACCAAAAATCCCTCAGAAATGCAATGAGCTATACTTAGACAGCGATTCAGATGAGGAACCACAGCAAACCGTGCAAGTTTTAATTAGAGAAACGAGAATACACAAACATTTGATCAATGATGAAACAGCTCAGGAGCACGATCATCTCGACTTGAATTGGATGCAAGTACATAAAGATATCGAGACCTACGACATAGACGACAACGAAGACATTGAAGACGACGATAGTGATGAAAAACATATTCCTAACCAACAAAATATCGAACATTCCACGCAGCCTCACCAGAAACTCCTAAAAGCGAATCAGGAGACTGCTATCTACATTTGCGAGCTGTGCGGAACACACGTGAAAACAAAAGCCTCTTTTGAGCGCCACATACGCAAACATACCGGAGAACGTCCCTTTGGCTGCGA GAAATGCGAGGCCCGTTTCTTGACGGCAGCTGAACTGCGATCACATGGTCTCACCCACACTGGTGACCGACCGTATCCATGTCGATATTGTGATCGCCGATATGTCAGCTATATGGGCCGACTGAAGCACGAAAGACTTCACACCAATGAGCGTCCATTTGTGTGTACGGAATGCGGAAAGGCTTTCACCAATGCCTACATTCTCAAGAACCATATGCTGGTGCACACGGGTGAACGTCTTTTCAG ATGCGAGCTTTGTGATCGTTCCTTTCAGCGTAAAACTCATCTTACCACTCATTTTCGTTCCAACACGCACAAGCTGAACGTCGATAAGCGTCAAGATGCATTAGAAATATCTTAG
- the LOC117574249 gene encoding transmembrane protein 216, whose product MPPKRPPPLVPKKPNPSMNYEVLIYLNSFYFGMFACCEMAMGLLKAINLSYTGHSLAQDSAVMISFIVLETLRLIMGRKGTLAERGWTAILSVFLTAPCFLGVSYLLLLQTYKLRLEYCLGTLQIALYLTEVWYAIVFVFSLCRPVTYD is encoded by the exons ATGCCTCCAAAACGTCCGCCGCCGCTTGTGCCAAAGAAGCCAAATCCCAGTATGAACTACGAGGTGTTAATCTACCTGAATAGCTTCTACTTTGGCATGTTTGCCTGCTGTGAAATGGCGATGGGCTTGCTGAAAGCGATCAATCTCAGCTATACTGGCCACTCGCTAGCCCAGGACTCGGCCGTCATGATAAGTTTTATTGTGCTAGAAACGTTGCGTTTGATAATGGGACGCAAGGGAACGCTGGCCGAGCGAG GTTGGACTGCCATACTGTCGGTCTTTTTGACCGCCCCCTGCTTTCTGGGCGTGTCGTATCTGCTGCTCTTGCAGACCTACAAGCTGCGTCTAGAATATTGTCTTGGCACGCTGCAGATCGCGCTCTATTTGACCGAGGTGTGGTATGCCATTGTCTTCGTTTTCTCACTGTGTCGTCCAGTAACTTATGATTAG
- the LOC117574049 gene encoding uncharacterized protein LOC117574049 has protein sequence MEKKQMSVHNVLESQSSSSRRVMWKVGEEEEEVFDSVVNYRLLLPDNLEHEQASQSKASTDDKKAINETSDVASKRRARVLGYWHRLFDRLRIQASPSLALRYKPSDGSLKDQHSSKEASKDRAGDIKLETCFFPPYQTAVVREVAPTFAHRLCMPDDSDSCCSGSIELRIPLLKTSRIGRMSKARVVHESTSTYSQPETAAATTTDNAKFKRRNKKTVGSSIAGAGGNSSRVNNSNKSASNGSANCVLPTLRQRQLELHRYRVLIEKRRLELLDLKIVRERADSLRHEILFHKDLQLKHNQIKAYEDNNSSQA, from the exons ATGGAGAAGAAACAAATGTCTG TGCATAATGTTTTGGAATCGCAATCGAGCAGCAGTCGTCGCGTGATGTGGAAAGTGGGcgaggaagaggaggaagtCTTTGATTCGGTTGTCAACTATCGTCTCCTATTGCCAGACAATTTGGAGCACGAACAGGCCAGTCAAAGTAAAGCTTCAACTGATGACAAGAAAGCTATAAATGAAACGAGCGATGTGGCATCCAAGCGAAGAGCTCGTGTATTGGGCTACTGGCATCGTTTGTTCGATCGGCTACGCATTCAGGCCTCACCCAGTTTAGCACTGCGCTACAAGCCATCAGACGGGTCGCTCAAGGATCAACACAGCAGTAAGGAAGCGTCTAAAGATCGCGCTGGCGATATCAAATTGGAGACGTGCTTTTTTCCACCTTATCAAACAGCTGTGGTGCGTGAAGTGGCGCCCACGTTTGCCCATCGCTTATGCATGCCGGATGACAGCGACTCGTGTTGTTCTGGATCGATCGAGTTGCGTATTCCTCTATTGAAAACCTCGAGGATCGGCAGAATGTCCAAAGCCAGAGTTGTGCACGAAAGCACTTCGACATATAGTCAaccagaaacagcagcagcgacgacaACTGACAATGCAAAGTTTAAGCGTCGCAATAAAAAGACAGTGGGATCTTCGATTGCTGGTGCTGGTGGCAATAGCTCCAGGgttaataacagcaacaagtcAGCATCCAATGGAAGTGCCAACTGCGTTTTGCCAACAttgcgacagcgacaactgGAACTTCATCGTTATCGTGTGCTCATTGAGAAGCGGCGTCTGGAACTACTGGATCTAAAGATCGTGCGCGAACGGGCGGATTCATTACGTCATGAGATACTGTTCCACAAGGATTTGCAGCTAAAACACAATCAGATCAAGGCATATgaggacaacaacagctcCCAGGCATAG
- the LOC127566192 gene encoding transcription factor Ouib isoform X2: MLLRMCRICGKSNVCDKSKNLFEPSNRKLLGHIQMLTGLRPHQKLLKANQETAIYICELCGTHVKTKASFERHIRKHTGERPFGCEKCEARFLTAAELRSHGLTHTGDRPYPCRYCDRRYVSYMGRLKHERLHTNERPFVCTECGKAFTNAYILKNHMLVHTGERLFRCELCDRSFQRKTHLTTHFRSNTHKLNVDKRQDALEIS; this comes from the exons ATGCTGCTGAGAATGTGTCGCATCTGCGGAAAAAGCAATGTTTGtgataaaagtaaaaatctATTTGAACCGAGCAACAGGAAGTTACTGGGACACATTCAAATGCTAACTGGATTGCGG CCTCACCAGAAACTCCTAAAAGCGAATCAGGAGACTGCTATCTACATTTGCGAGCTGTGCGGAACACACGTGAAAACAAAAGCCTCTTTTGAGCGCCACATACGCAAACATACCGGAGAACGTCCCTTTGGCTGCGA GAAATGCGAGGCCCGTTTCTTGACGGCAGCTGAACTGCGATCACATGGTCTCACCCACACTGGTGACCGACCGTATCCATGTCGATATTGTGATCGCCGATATGTCAGCTATATGGGCCGACTGAAGCACGAAAGACTTCACACCAATGAGCGTCCATTTGTGTGTACGGAATGCGGAAAGGCTTTCACCAATGCCTACATTCTCAAGAACCATATGCTGGTGCACACGGGTGAACGTCTTTTCAG ATGCGAGCTTTGTGATCGTTCCTTTCAGCGTAAAACTCATCTTACCACTCATTTTCGTTCCAACACGCACAAGCTGAACGTCGATAAGCGTCAAGATGCATTAGAAATATCTTAG